The following proteins come from a genomic window of Tepidiforma thermophila:
- a CDS encoding bifunctional diguanylate cyclase/phosphodiesterase: MPPLGPLAATLSAAAARRAVRHVLETGAVRTLCQPIGSLSTGDILGYEALSRPEAPAPLDAPQEFLAAASACNLLEQVDHAWRLAAVARLGRLLAHEQLLFLNCTPTALTSGLLGPASFQSIVRRHGLQPERVVLEITEERAISDFDQMRRIVSAFRTAGFLFAIDDAGAGPSSLQSIVELRPDFIKLDRWLARDIEFDRGRRSMVEAICTFARQVGARVVAEGIETREQLAAFVELGADFGQGYFLGRPEALPCPVGPDARLAIHRANRQRREAPVVTRVGDLVTITPTVNAETPGARLMDHFARNRHLEAVIVLDGSQVEGIVTRGRIFERMSGQFGLPLNGRRPAAELCVPATCVDASVSPRVAARAALERAAPFQQDPLVILDGTALAGIVRVHELLQAVLAEEVAEARHLNPLTGLPGNRRIREHLERLRTDPAGWYVFYADLDRFKLFNDACGFAHGDAAIYELSRILVDAANAGRHDAFVGHVGGDDFILVLHQDDLEPFRAACYRVLSRPRWFDPDGKLPADISLTVSIAGCPLDRLAHLEYAELAAILANAKRLVKHAGGNTFHIFEDLAPSPAGAQSDAEAA; this comes from the coding sequence ATGCCGCCACTCGGCCCCCTCGCCGCAACGCTCTCCGCCGCCGCCGCCCGGCGCGCCGTGCGCCACGTCCTCGAAACCGGCGCTGTCCGCACCCTCTGCCAGCCGATCGGCTCCCTCTCCACCGGCGACATCCTCGGCTACGAGGCCCTCTCCCGCCCCGAAGCCCCGGCCCCGCTCGATGCCCCCCAGGAGTTCCTCGCCGCTGCCAGCGCCTGCAACCTCCTCGAGCAGGTCGACCACGCCTGGCGGCTCGCCGCCGTCGCCCGCCTCGGCAGGCTCCTCGCCCACGAACAGCTCCTCTTCCTCAACTGCACGCCGACGGCCCTCACCTCCGGCCTCCTCGGGCCCGCCTCGTTCCAGTCCATCGTCCGCCGCCACGGCCTCCAGCCTGAGCGCGTCGTCCTCGAAATCACCGAAGAACGCGCCATCAGCGACTTCGACCAGATGCGCCGCATCGTCAGCGCCTTCCGCACCGCCGGCTTCCTCTTCGCCATCGATGACGCCGGCGCCGGCCCCTCCAGCCTCCAGTCCATCGTCGAACTCCGCCCCGACTTCATCAAGCTCGACCGCTGGCTCGCCCGCGACATCGAGTTCGACCGCGGCCGCCGCTCCATGGTCGAGGCCATCTGCACCTTCGCCCGCCAGGTCGGCGCCCGCGTCGTCGCCGAAGGCATCGAAACCCGCGAGCAGCTCGCCGCATTCGTCGAGCTCGGCGCCGACTTCGGCCAGGGATACTTCCTCGGCCGGCCGGAAGCGCTCCCGTGCCCCGTCGGCCCCGACGCCCGCCTTGCCATTCACCGCGCCAATCGCCAGCGCCGCGAAGCACCCGTCGTCACCCGCGTCGGCGACCTCGTCACCATCACCCCAACCGTCAACGCCGAAACCCCCGGCGCGCGCCTCATGGACCACTTCGCCCGCAATCGCCACCTCGAAGCGGTTATTGTCCTCGATGGCAGCCAGGTCGAAGGTATCGTCACCCGTGGCCGCATCTTCGAACGGATGTCCGGCCAGTTCGGCCTCCCCCTCAACGGGCGCCGCCCCGCCGCCGAGCTCTGCGTTCCCGCCACCTGCGTCGATGCGTCCGTCTCCCCTCGCGTCGCCGCACGCGCCGCCCTCGAGCGTGCCGCACCCTTCCAGCAGGACCCGCTCGTCATCCTCGACGGCACTGCCCTCGCCGGTATCGTCCGCGTCCACGAATTGCTCCAGGCCGTCCTCGCCGAAGAGGTCGCCGAAGCCCGCCACCTCAACCCCCTCACCGGCCTCCCGGGCAACCGCCGCATCCGCGAGCACCTCGAGCGCCTCCGCACCGACCCCGCCGGCTGGTACGTCTTCTACGCCGACCTCGACCGCTTCAAGCTCTTCAACGACGCCTGCGGGTTCGCCCACGGCGATGCCGCTATCTATGAACTCTCCCGCATCCTCGTCGATGCCGCCAACGCCGGCCGCCACGACGCCTTCGTTGGCCACGTCGGCGGCGACGATTTCATCCTCGTCCTCCACCAGGACGATCTCGAACCGTTCCGCGCCGCCTGCTACCGGGTCCTCAGCCGGCCGCGCTGGTTCGACCCCGACGGCAAACTCCCGGCCGACATCTCCCTCACCGTCTCCATCGCCGGCTGCCCCCTCGACCGCCTCGCCCACCTCGAATACGCCGAGCTGGCCGCCATCCTCGCCAATGCCAAGCGGCTCGTAAAGCACGCCGGCGGCAATACCTTCCACATCTTCGAAGATCTCGCCCCTTCCCCCGCCGGTGCACAATCCGATGCCGAAGCTGCCTGA
- a CDS encoding GNAT family N-acetyltransferase has product MTDMLVRLYDLPPAGPVLERLAPAGIVCRRPEAYERSAVLAFVRAHFPGWVDETEVALARSPATCFVAQRGAELLGFACFHATRPNFFGPTGVAEVERGRGIGTALLLLALHAMAAEGYAYAVIGSVGPAAFYERTVGAFAIPGSDPGIYRNRLDRPAP; this is encoded by the coding sequence ATGACCGACATGCTCGTGCGGCTGTACGACCTCCCGCCCGCCGGGCCGGTCCTCGAACGGCTCGCACCGGCCGGCATTGTCTGCCGCCGCCCCGAGGCCTACGAACGCTCTGCCGTCCTCGCCTTCGTCCGCGCCCACTTCCCAGGATGGGTCGATGAAACCGAGGTCGCGCTCGCACGCAGCCCCGCGACCTGTTTCGTCGCCCAGCGCGGGGCCGAACTCCTCGGCTTCGCCTGCTTCCACGCCACCCGGCCGAACTTTTTCGGCCCAACCGGCGTCGCCGAAGTCGAGCGTGGCCGCGGCATCGGCACCGCCCTCCTGCTCCTCGCCCTGCACGCCATGGCCGCCGAGGGGTACGCCTACGCCGTCATCGGCAGCGTTGGGCCGGCCGCCTTCTACGAACGTACTGTCGGCGCATTCGCTATCCCCGGCAGCGACCCCGGCATCTATCGCAACCGCCTCGACAGGCCTGCACCCTAG